One part of the Helicobacter cetorum MIT 99-5656 genome encodes these proteins:
- a CDS encoding flagellar FliJ family protein codes for MKKFASVLVSLRTLALEKIEQKLNYKRLEIEQNTKQLLERQMDLNAFKNPEFGGIGMFLQTQHLKSTLRVEISSIETEAKHLNDDLKALEKDYLFAHQELEKAKMILENEKKKEIKILEKKEQALLDENAIILHWQKESLYA; via the coding sequence ATGAAAAAATTTGCTTCTGTTTTAGTTAGTTTAAGAACTCTTGCTTTAGAAAAAATAGAGCAAAAGCTTAATTATAAACGCCTAGAAATAGAGCAAAACACTAAACAGCTTTTAGAGAGACAAATGGATTTGAACGCTTTCAAAAACCCTGAGTTTGGGGGGATAGGCATGTTTTTACAAACACAGCATTTAAAAAGCACCCTAAGAGTAGAGATTAGCTCTATTGAAACAGAAGCTAAGCACTTAAATGATGATTTAAAAGCTTTAGAAAAAGACTATCTTTTTGCTCATCAAGAATTAGAAAAAGCTAAAATGATTTTAGAAAATGAAAAGAAAAAAGAAATAAAAATTTTAGAGAAAAAAGAGCAAGCTCTTTTAGATGAAAATGCAATCATTTTACATTGGCAAAAAGAGAGTTTATATGCGTGA
- the purA gene encoding adenylosuccinate synthase: MADVVVGIQWGDEGKGKIVDKIAKDYAFVVRYQGGHNAGHTIVHNGIKHSLHLMPSGVLYPECKNIISSGVVVSIKDLCEEMAQFKGLEGRLFISDRAHVILPYHIEKDAFKEKSQNIGTTKKGIGPCYEDKMARSGLRMGDLLDDEVLEEKLNAHFKAIEPFKRIYSLGENYEQELREYFKTYVPKIRPFIKDTTSMLIEARKKGEKILLEGAQGTLLDIDLGTYPFVTSSNTISASACLSTGLNPKAIDEVIGITKAYCTRVGNGPFPSEDLTSMGEHLRTKGAEFGTTTKRPRRCGWLDLVALKYASALNGCTQLALMKLDVLDGIDAIKVCVAYERNGVRLETFPSDLRGCEPVYKLFKGWKKSEKVRDFKDLEPNAQAYVRFIEEEVGVKISLISTSPEREDTIFL; encoded by the coding sequence ATGGCAGATGTCGTTGTGGGAATTCAATGGGGGGATGAAGGCAAAGGAAAAATTGTAGATAAAATCGCTAAAGATTATGCGTTTGTAGTGCGCTATCAAGGTGGGCATAATGCAGGGCATACTATTGTGCATAATGGAATCAAACATTCATTGCACTTAATGCCTTCTGGAGTGCTATACCCAGAATGTAAAAATATCATCTCTAGTGGAGTGGTAGTAAGTATAAAAGATTTGTGTGAGGAAATGGCGCAATTCAAAGGCTTAGAGGGGCGTTTGTTTATCAGCGATAGAGCGCATGTGATTTTGCCCTATCACATAGAAAAAGACGCTTTTAAAGAAAAATCTCAAAACATTGGCACGACTAAAAAAGGCATTGGCCCCTGCTATGAAGATAAAATGGCACGAAGTGGCTTGAGAATGGGGGATTTGCTAGATGATGAAGTTTTAGAAGAGAAATTAAACGCTCATTTTAAAGCCATTGAACCTTTTAAAAGAATTTATAGTTTGGGTGAAAATTACGAACAGGAATTAAGAGAATATTTTAAAACTTATGTTCCAAAAATCCGCCCTTTTATTAAAGATACTACGAGCATGCTCATAGAAGCGAGAAAAAAGGGTGAAAAAATCCTTTTAGAAGGAGCTCAAGGCACGCTTTTAGACATTGATTTAGGAACTTATCCTTTTGTAACGAGTTCTAACACTATTAGTGCGAGTGCATGTTTAAGCACAGGATTAAACCCTAAGGCTATTGATGAAGTCATAGGCATTACTAAGGCGTATTGCACTCGTGTGGGTAATGGGCCTTTTCCTAGCGAAGACTTAACTTCTATGGGAGAGCATTTGAGAACCAAAGGTGCGGAGTTTGGCACAACGACCAAACGCCCCAGACGCTGTGGCTGGCTGGATTTGGTTGCTTTAAAATATGCAAGTGCTTTGAATGGTTGCACGCAACTAGCCTTGATGAAATTAGATGTGCTAGATGGTATTGATGCAATTAAGGTTTGTGTGGCTTATGAGAGAAATGGGGTGAGATTAGAAACTTTTCCTAGCGATTTAAGGGGCTGTGAGCCTGTTTATAAGCTTTTCAAGGGCTGGAAAAAAAGCGAAAAGGTAAGGGATTTTAAAGATTTAGAGCCAAACGCTCAAGCTTATGTGCGTTTTATTGAAGAAGAAGTGGGGGTAAAGATTAGTCTCATTTCTACAAGCCCTGAAAGAGAAGACACGATTTTTCTATGA
- a CDS encoding outer membrane protein — protein sequence MKNTNIKGVKTLKNIKSGSKAYQTLKKGFLKTALLCGLPFSIALAEDNGFYMGVGYQIGGTQQEVNNKGSTLRKNVIDGFRQVGVGIAGDNGLLSVATNTMMDALMGIGGKIVSSSAGGTETKLTKFRELYPQIKARFEADQNVYTIQGLQQYLNDLLASLVGATATGGESSGSNSQVGSYMPYKSTIDTLKQAQGQLNLLVTGSVDLLNALTRVNVNSNSLFLKGLLAHMQNFNTTALARLNEVANSLANGGDSALQQDVKIINDKIATYQQNLKQLGGMLDRYNEPYLPQFGPGNSSQHGVSNGVGFQMGYKQFFGSKRNVGLRYYAFFDYGYTQLGNLNDAIKANIFTYGAGTDFLWNMFRKVFNNQSLHVGLFGGIQLAGTTWDSSLKNQVQALFKESPTSTNFQFLFNLGLRAHFARTMHHRFLSASQSIQHGVEFGVKIPTINQSYLKADGADVSYRRLYAFYFNYTIGF from the coding sequence ATGAAAAATACAAACATAAAAGGTGTAAAAACTTTGAAAAACATCAAAAGTGGTAGTAAAGCATATCAAACACTCAAAAAAGGGTTTTTAAAAACCGCTCTTCTTTGTGGCCTTCCTTTCAGCATAGCCTTAGCTGAAGATAATGGCTTTTATATGGGAGTGGGCTATCAAATTGGTGGTACACAGCAGGAAGTCAATAATAAAGGCAGCACTTTAAGAAAAAATGTTATTGATGGCTTTAGGCAAGTGGGCGTAGGCATTGCTGGGGATAATGGGCTTTTGAGTGTAGCGACAAATACGATGATGGATGCTTTGATGGGGATAGGCGGTAAAATCGTTAGTAGTAGTGCAGGTGGCACCGAAACGAAATTAACTAAATTTAGAGAATTATACCCCCAAATCAAAGCCCGCTTTGAAGCGGATCAAAATGTTTATACCATTCAGGGCTTACAGCAATATTTGAACGATTTATTAGCGAGTTTGGTAGGTGCTACAGCAACTGGGGGAGAGAGTAGTGGTAGTAATAGTCAAGTTGGTAGTTATATGCCCTATAAAAGCACCATTGATACTCTTAAGCAAGCTCAAGGACAACTCAATCTTTTGGTAACTGGGAGTGTGGACCTTTTAAATGCACTTACAAGAGTGAATGTCAATAGCAATTCTCTATTCTTAAAAGGTCTTTTAGCTCATATGCAAAATTTTAACACTACCGCTTTAGCTCGGCTTAATGAAGTTGCAAACAGCCTAGCTAATGGTGGCGATTCAGCTCTCCAACAAGATGTAAAAATCATCAATGATAAAATCGCTACTTACCAGCAAAACTTAAAACAGCTGGGGGGAATGCTAGACAGATATAATGAGCCTTACTTGCCTCAATTTGGGCCAGGCAATAGCTCTCAGCATGGGGTGAGTAATGGCGTGGGCTTTCAAATGGGTTATAAGCAATTCTTTGGGAGCAAGAGAAATGTAGGCTTACGCTACTATGCTTTCTTTGATTATGGCTATACGCAATTAGGCAATCTCAATGATGCCATTAAAGCAAACATTTTTACTTATGGTGCAGGCACGGACTTTTTATGGAACATGTTTAGAAAGGTCTTTAACAACCAGTCCTTGCATGTAGGGTTGTTTGGGGGAATCCAGTTAGCTGGCACTACTTGGGATAGTTCTTTAAAAAATCAAGTTCAAGCGTTGTTTAAAGAAAGCCCCACTTCTACGAATTTTCAATTTTTGTTTAATTTGGGCTTGAGGGCGCATTTTGCTCGTACCATGCACCATAGATTTTTGAGTGCATCTCAAAGCATTCAGCATGGGGTGGAATTTGGTGTGAAAATTCCTACTATCAATCAAAGCTATTTAAAAGCTGATGGGGCTGATGTGAGCTATAGGCGTTTGTATGCGTTCTATTTTAATTATACGATAGGTTTTTAA
- a CDS encoding outer membrane protein, whose translation MKNYPFKKMIALSLMAGACVCNAEEDGAFFVIDYQTSLARQELRNPGFTQAQSLRRLMKDGAVRLQTSAAPLAYYLDILGNKTKGLLGNNGSQSSQSSGSSQHNEKNTLDSSLRILGDLLNLAQKYAAENIIKPLVVEATLGSQKTQVNITEAMLLVAQSITSALGQVGLTQGTQQGHESSGGSSSDPNLYSNLMKVMLLGVGGSDGKYNGVSIGDVATGMQKFASQATLIGSNSTIKEINALVKSGVSLALETKALGDFIERSFCSGGNCFSSNTETSYQGGLARSKKIVGESLAQFESASKSLYKISYIPNLSSLKDDQSASMNGFGAKMGYKQFFTNKKNIGLRYYGFLDYGFANFGDANLKVNANLVTYGVGTDFLYNVFERSKRREKTTIGFFFGTQLAGQTWSSNVTSLLSGEKPSVNSTSFQFLFDLGVRTNFAKTKMRSHRLDQGIEFGVKIPVIAHKYFTAQGSSASYMRNFSFYVGYSVGF comes from the coding sequence TTGAAAAATTACCCCTTTAAAAAAATGATTGCCCTTTCTTTAATGGCAGGTGCGTGTGTGTGTAATGCTGAAGAAGATGGGGCGTTTTTTGTCATAGATTATCAAACGAGTTTGGCTAGACAGGAATTGAGAAATCCGGGCTTTACACAGGCACAGAGTTTAAGGCGGTTAATGAAAGATGGGGCTGTGAGGTTGCAAACTTCAGCCGCTCCTTTAGCCTACTACTTGGATATTTTAGGGAATAAAACAAAAGGACTCTTGGGTAACAATGGTAGTCAAAGCAGTCAATCAAGCGGGTCATCACAACACAATGAAAAAAATACATTAGATAGCTCTCTTAGGATTTTGGGGGATTTGCTCAATTTGGCTCAAAAATACGCTGCAGAAAATATCATCAAGCCTTTGGTTGTTGAAGCTACATTAGGAAGTCAAAAAACTCAAGTCAACATCACTGAAGCCATGCTTTTAGTCGCTCAAAGCATCACTTCAGCTTTAGGACAAGTGGGCTTGACACAAGGGACGCAACAAGGTCATGAAAGTAGTGGTGGTAGTAGTAGCGACCCAAACCTTTATAGCAATCTTATGAAAGTCATGCTCTTAGGCGTAGGGGGGAGTGATGGCAAATATAATGGGGTGAGTATCGGCGATGTGGCTACTGGCATGCAAAAGTTTGCTTCGCAAGCGACCTTAATAGGCTCAAACTCTACGATTAAAGAAATCAATGCTTTGGTTAAGAGCGGGGTTTCTTTAGCCCTTGAGACTAAGGCGTTAGGGGATTTTATTGAGCGTAGTTTTTGTAGTGGTGGCAATTGTTTTAGTAGTAATACTGAAACTAGCTATCAAGGTGGGTTGGCTAGGTCAAAAAAAATCGTTGGAGAGAGCCTAGCTCAGTTTGAAAGTGCATCTAAATCGTTGTATAAAATCTCGTATATTCCTAATCTCTCTTCGCTCAAAGACGACCAATCAGCGAGTATGAATGGCTTTGGGGCTAAGATGGGCTATAAGCAGTTTTTTACGAATAAGAAAAATATCGGTTTAAGGTATTATGGGTTTTTAGATTATGGTTTTGCAAATTTTGGAGATGCAAATTTAAAAGTTAATGCTAACCTTGTTACTTATGGGGTAGGAACAGATTTTTTATACAATGTGTTTGAACGCTCTAAAAGGAGAGAAAAAACCACGATAGGCTTTTTCTTTGGCACACAACTTGCAGGGCAGACTTGGAGTTCTAATGTAACGAGCCTATTAAGTGGGGAAAAGCCTAGTGTTAATTCCACTTCGTTTCAATTTTTATTTGATTTAGGCGTTCGCACTAACTTTGCAAAGACTAAAATGCGTTCGCACAGGCTAGATCAAGGGATAGAATTTGGGGTAAAAATTCCTGTTATCGCTCATAAGTATTTTACAGCTCAAGGCTCAAGTGCGAGCTATATGCGGAATTTTAGCTTCTATGTGGGCTATTCAGTCGGTTTTTAA
- a CDS encoding ABC transporter permease encodes MRIASFKKNRRAVFSLCLFVCLLTLSLFAPLWVNERPLFIYKDHKAYFPMFKDYAEVEFGGDFFTPTDYNDPYVKNTLLKDAFIIQALVPYGYDTIIMDLDTPAPTPPSLKHLLGTDDQARDVLARLVYGYRVSLAFGILLTFFSVVIGVSLGAFQGYYGGLVDLLGQRLSEIWSAIPMLFLLIVISSAFNSNFWIILLLVLLFSWMGLSQVVRTEFLRARNMDYAKAAKTLGASDLKIIFYHVLPNALVATITYIPFLMAASIATLVSLDFLGFGMPIGSASLGELVNQGKDNLTTPHLAIVAFLAIGVLLSVLVFIGEGVRDAFNSNMLK; translated from the coding sequence ATGCGGATAGCTAGTTTTAAAAAGAATAGGCGTGCGGTGTTTTCGCTCTGTCTTTTTGTGTGTCTTTTAACGCTCTCTCTTTTTGCACCTTTATGGGTCAATGAACGCCCCTTGTTTATCTATAAAGACCATAAGGCGTATTTTCCGATGTTTAAAGACTATGCAGAAGTGGAGTTTGGGGGCGATTTTTTTACCCCCACTGATTATAATGACCCCTATGTGAAAAACACGCTCTTAAAAGATGCCTTTATCATTCAAGCCCTTGTGCCTTATGGCTATGACACCATTATTATGGATTTAGACACACCCGCTCCCACCCCCCCAAGCCTAAAACATCTCTTAGGCACTGATGACCAGGCTAGAGATGTGTTGGCACGCCTTGTATATGGCTATCGTGTTTCTTTAGCGTTTGGGATTTTACTGACTTTTTTTAGCGTGGTGATTGGGGTGAGCTTAGGGGCTTTTCAAGGCTATTATGGGGGCTTAGTGGATTTATTAGGACAGAGATTGAGCGAGATTTGGAGTGCAATTCCTATGCTATTTTTACTCATTGTAATTTCTAGTGCTTTCAATTCTAATTTTTGGATTATTTTGTTACTCGTTCTACTTTTTAGCTGGATGGGATTGTCTCAAGTGGTGCGAACCGAATTTTTAAGAGCTAGAAACATGGACTACGCTAAAGCAGCTAAAACGCTTGGAGCGAGTGATTTAAAAATTATTTTCTACCATGTTTTGCCTAATGCGTTAGTTGCCACTATCACTTACATTCCTTTTTTAATGGCAGCGAGTATTGCAACCTTGGTTTCTTTAGATTTCTTAGGCTTTGGCATGCCTATTGGGAGTGCGAGTTTGGGCGAATTAGTCAATCAAGGTAAGGACAATCTCACTACGCCCCACTTGGCTATCGTAGCCTTTTTAGCTATTGGCGTGTTGCTTTCTGTTTTAGTGTTTATTGGTGAAGGGGTGCGTGATGCTTTCAATTCTAATATGCTCAAATAA
- the nikE gene encoding nickel ABC transporter ATP-binding protein NikE, with product MLEIKDLSCALNSHFSLQNINISLKQGERVAIVGESGSGKSSLANIIMRLNPRFKPHSGQVLFENNNLLEMNEKAMQHLRGNTIAYIAQDPLSSLNPLHKINKQMSEAYFLHHKNASQTLLKQEVLNAMKQVQLDEKHLKRYPYELSGGQRQRVCIAMGIINAPKLLICDEPTTALDAQIQNQVLDLLKQLSIEKKMALLFISHDLKAVKRLADKVYVLKKGELVETNSTKELFNHPKHTYSKLLLQASLLPTKSLKPLDETLLETKDFSVYYLQKRFFRTSLKKPLISLVNLTLKAKESIGIIGESGSGKSSLALGLLKLALSSGEEKILGEKVGLLSSKAFKPYRKILQMVFQDPYASLNPRLSIQSILTEAISFAYPKASQQEWHNLAKLCLEEVRLDSKLLYSYAYELSGGERQRVAIARAIALKPKIIVLDEPTSALDKSIQKSVLELLLNLQEKQHLSYLFISHDLDVIKAFCDKVLVVSAGQIVETGSVKEVFENPKHAYTKRLLESKM from the coding sequence ATGCTAGAAATCAAGGATTTAAGCTGTGCGTTAAACTCTCATTTCTCGCTTCAAAATATTAATATCTCTTTAAAACAGGGCGAGAGAGTGGCCATTGTAGGTGAAAGTGGGAGCGGAAAAAGCTCTTTGGCTAATATTATCATGCGTTTAAACCCCAGATTTAAACCCCATAGCGGACAAGTGCTGTTTGAAAACAACAATCTTTTAGAAATGAATGAAAAGGCGATGCAACATTTAAGGGGCAACACTATCGCTTACATCGCTCAAGACCCCCTATCTAGCCTAAACCCCCTGCATAAAATCAACAAGCAAATGAGTGAAGCCTATTTTCTACACCATAAAAACGCTTCTCAAACGCTTCTCAAACAAGAAGTTTTAAACGCTATGAAACAGGTTCAACTAGATGAAAAGCATTTGAAACGCTACCCTTATGAGCTGAGTGGGGGACAACGCCAGCGGGTTTGTATCGCTATGGGGATTATCAATGCTCCCAAACTACTCATTTGCGATGAGCCTACCACCGCACTAGATGCTCAAATTCAAAACCAAGTTTTAGATTTACTCAAGCAATTAAGCATTGAAAAGAAAATGGCGCTTTTATTTATTAGCCATGACTTGAAGGCTGTTAAACGCCTAGCTGACAAGGTTTATGTGCTTAAAAAAGGCGAGCTAGTGGAAACAAATTCTACAAAAGAGCTTTTTAATCACCCCAAGCATACATACTCAAAACTCTTGCTCCAAGCTTCTCTTTTACCCACCAAAAGCTTGAAACCTTTAGATGAAACGCTCTTAGAAACCAAAGATTTTAGCGTTTATTACTTGCAAAAACGCTTTTTTAGGACTTCTTTAAAAAAACCCCTTATCTCTTTAGTAAATTTGACTCTCAAAGCTAAAGAAAGTATAGGTATTATTGGCGAAAGTGGGAGCGGAAAAAGCTCTTTGGCTTTGGGGCTTTTAAAACTTGCTCTAAGTAGTGGGGAAGAAAAGATTTTAGGCGAAAAAGTGGGGCTTTTAAGTTCTAAGGCTTTTAAACCTTACCGCAAGATTTTGCAAATGGTTTTTCAAGACCCCTACGCATCGCTAAACCCCCGCTTAAGCATTCAAAGCATTTTGACAGAAGCCATTAGCTTTGCCTACCCTAAGGCTTCACAACAAGAATGGCACAACCTTGCTAAGCTTTGCCTAGAAGAAGTGCGCTTGGATTCTAAGCTATTATATTCCTATGCGTATGAATTAAGCGGTGGGGAGCGTCAAAGGGTAGCCATTGCTAGGGCGATTGCCTTGAAACCTAAAATCATTGTTTTAGATGAACCGACTTCCGCTTTAGATAAAAGCATTCAAAAAAGCGTGCTTGAATTGCTTTTAAACTTGCAAGAAAAACAGCATTTGAGCTATTTATTCATCAGCCATGATTTAGATGTTATCAAAGCTTTTTGCGATAAGGTGCTAGTGGTGAGTGCTGGACAAATTGTAGAAACAGGCTCAGTCAAGGAAGTGTTTGAAAACCCTAAGCACGCTTACACAAAGCGTTTGCTAGAATCTAAAATGTAG
- a CDS encoding HpaA family protein, with translation MKKSSLVLGVLLLSGVLAHAEDKAHAAYQHAMNTGESVDLHFYYPIKGKQEPKNNHLVVLVDSKVDTNKVIPESYQKEFEKALALQIASLLERKGYSVSHYKSTDEIPKEIQEKALIALRIDGNLAVLEDIVEESKGASEEKVIDMSSGYLNLNFFEPKSGDIVHSFGVDVSKIKAVIERVVLERTNSGGFVPRTFVHRIKETDHDRAIKKIMNQVYQKTMAHVFKEFSKNNMERYQKIASEMKKRK, from the coding sequence ATGAAAAAAAGTAGTTTGGTCTTGGGAGTGTTGTTGCTTAGTGGAGTGTTAGCCCATGCTGAAGATAAAGCCCATGCAGCTTATCAGCATGCTATGAATACAGGTGAGTCTGTGGACTTGCATTTTTATTATCCTATCAAGGGTAAGCAAGAGCCTAAGAATAATCATTTGGTCGTTTTAGTAGATTCTAAAGTGGATACTAATAAAGTTATTCCTGAAAGTTATCAGAAAGAGTTTGAAAAAGCGTTAGCCCTTCAAATTGCTAGTCTTTTGGAGCGAAAGGGTTATAGTGTTTCGCATTACAAATCCACTGATGAAATTCCTAAGGAAATTCAAGAAAAAGCCTTAATTGCGTTGCGAATTGATGGCAATCTAGCGGTTTTAGAAGATATTGTAGAAGAGAGTAAGGGAGCTAGTGAAGAGAAAGTGATAGACATGTCTTCAGGCTATCTTAATTTGAATTTCTTTGAACCTAAGAGTGGTGATATTGTCCATAGTTTTGGGGTTGATGTGTCTAAGATTAAGGCCGTGATTGAAAGAGTGGTGTTGGAACGCACTAATTCTGGCGGTTTTGTCCCTAGGACTTTTGTGCATAGAATTAAAGAAACTGACCATGACCGGGCTATTAAAAAAATTATGAATCAAGTTTATCAAAAAACTATGGCACATGTTTTTAAAGAGTTCAGTAAAAATAACATGGAGCGTTACCAAAAAATCGCTAGTGAGATGAAGAAGCGCAAGTAG
- the guaA gene encoding glutamine-hydrolyzing GMP synthase, translated as MILVLDFGSQYTQLIARRLRESGIYAEIVPYFESAEKIQEKAPKGLILSGGPASVYAKDAYKPSEKIFELGLPILGICYGMQYLVDFFGGVVACANEQEFGKATLEITQNSILFESVKTKSLVWMSHMDKVIELPKDFTTIATSTNSPHCAIELKDQKIFGLQFHPEVIQSEEGGKILENFALLVCESEKTWGMQNFAKEEIVRLKEQVSNAKVLCAVSGGVDSTVVATLLHRAIKDNLIAVFVDHGLLRKNEKEMVQAMFRDLQIPLNTIDAKEIFLSKLKGISEPELKRKIIGETFIEVFEKEAKKHHLKGKIEFLAQGTLYPDVIESVSVKGPSKVIKSHHNVGGLPEWMDFKLIEPLRELFKDEVRLLGQELGITKDFLMRHPFPGPGLAIRILGEISESKIKCLQEADAIFIDELKNANLYDKVWQAFCVLLNVNSVGVMGDNRTYENVVCLRAVNASDGMTASFSHLEHSFLEKVSNRITNEVSGINRVVYDITSKPPGTIEWE; from the coding sequence ATGATTTTAGTATTAGATTTTGGAAGTCAATATACCCAGCTTATTGCTAGAAGATTAAGAGAGAGTGGCATCTATGCTGAGATAGTGCCTTATTTTGAAAGTGCAGAAAAAATCCAAGAAAAAGCCCCTAAAGGATTGATTTTAAGTGGGGGGCCAGCGAGCGTGTATGCTAAAGATGCCTATAAACCCAGTGAAAAAATCTTTGAATTAGGTTTGCCGATTTTAGGGATTTGTTATGGCATGCAGTACTTAGTGGATTTTTTTGGGGGGGTAGTAGCTTGTGCGAATGAACAAGAGTTTGGTAAGGCCACTTTAGAAATCACTCAAAATTCCATACTTTTTGAAAGTGTGAAAACAAAAAGTCTTGTGTGGATGAGCCATATGGATAAAGTCATAGAGCTACCCAAAGATTTTACTACCATTGCTACAAGCACTAATTCACCCCATTGTGCAATTGAGTTAAAAGACCAAAAGATTTTTGGCTTACAATTCCACCCAGAAGTCATTCAAAGCGAAGAGGGGGGCAAGATTTTAGAAAATTTTGCCCTTTTAGTTTGTGAGAGTGAAAAAACTTGGGGAATGCAAAATTTTGCTAAAGAAGAGATTGTTAGATTAAAAGAGCAAGTTTCTAATGCTAAGGTTTTGTGTGCGGTGAGTGGTGGCGTGGATTCTACGGTAGTTGCTACACTACTACACAGAGCGATTAAGGATAATTTAATCGCTGTATTTGTCGATCATGGCTTATTGCGTAAAAATGAAAAAGAAATGGTGCAAGCGATGTTTAGGGATTTGCAAATTCCTTTAAACACCATAGACGCTAAAGAAATCTTTTTATCCAAATTAAAGGGCATAAGCGAGCCTGAGTTAAAACGAAAAATAATCGGTGAGACCTTTATTGAAGTGTTTGAAAAAGAAGCCAAAAAGCACCACTTAAAAGGCAAAATTGAGTTTTTAGCCCAAGGCACATTGTATCCTGATGTGATTGAATCAGTAAGCGTCAAAGGGCCTTCAAAAGTAATCAAATCGCACCATAATGTAGGCGGATTACCTGAATGGATGGACTTTAAACTCATAGAGCCTTTAAGAGAATTGTTTAAAGATGAAGTGCGTTTGCTAGGTCAAGAACTAGGCATTACCAAAGATTTTTTAATGCGCCATCCTTTTCCTGGACCTGGACTTGCTATAAGGATTTTAGGCGAAATTAGTGAAAGTAAAATCAAATGTCTTCAAGAAGCAGATGCCATTTTTATTGATGAGCTTAAAAATGCTAATCTATACGATAAAGTGTGGCAAGCTTTCTGTGTATTATTGAATGTTAATTCTGTGGGGGTTATGGGAGACAATCGCACTTATGAAAATGTCGTGTGCTTAAGAGCCGTGAATGCTAGTGATGGCATGACAGCGAGCTTTTCGCATTTAGAGCATTCTTTTTTAGAAAAAGTTTCTAATCGTATTACCAATGAAGTGAGTGGGATTAATCGTGTGGTGTATGATATTACTTCCAAGCCACCTGGAACGATTGAATGGGAGTGA